From the genome of Leptotrichia sp. HSP-342:
CATTATCTTTAAAAGGTAAATCCTCAGCACAGCAATTTACTAATGTAAGATTTGTTCTTTTTTTCCAGATAGAATGACATTTTTTTAACATTCCATAGGAAATGTCTATACCTGTAAAGTCTAAAGATTTTAAATCAACATTTTGAGGAATGAAATTTAAATCCTTTCCCGTACCGATAGAAACATATAAGACAAAAATGCCATTTCTCCATTCCAGATGTTTCATAAGATTTTTTCTCATTTCTGAAACTGTATTTCCATATCTGAACAATCCTATCCATTTTTCACCAAAATCATACCAGAATGATAATTTATCATACATATTCATATATTTTTTATTATCTCCTGCGAGATAGTCTCTGTTTACATATGAAAATATTTTTTCATCTCCTTTTAAGTTTTCAATATCAATATTTTCTTTAATTTTTTCTAGAAATTTTTCCTTATCACTTCTCATCATAGCACTCTCTTTCAATTTTTTATTATACAAACTAAATTTATTTATAATGAATTTTCTGATTAAACAGATAACACTATATATAGTTCAATTTCTTTAATATCGAATTGATGATTCCATACAAAAATTAATTAAATGAAAATTCTCAGTTTTACTTTAAAGTAGTTTCATTATATCTAGTTTTAGACAAAAAAGCTGAACTCAAAATTTTAAGCATTTTGAGACAACCTCTTTTTTATAATAAATCATTCTTCCTCTACTACAACCTCCACATCCTTTTTCCTAAATCCCATCCCAATTTTCACAATTTCTTTATAACCTTCATATTTTAACCCTTCAGAATAATTCCTGTCATTTATTTGCTTCAAGGCGCTTCTTGCAGTTCTTTTCAAATTTTTGCTATCTTTTGCTCTTGAATACTTAAATTCAAATATAAATACTTTTTTAGTTTTATTTTTTGGCTTCAATACCAAATCAGGAATTCCATCTCCACTTTCTACATTTGATTTTACAAAATAATTTTCTGACATTATTGAGACTAGCCCAATTACAAACAGATGATAAGAATTTTCCTCCTTCAAGTCTCTAAAACTTATCGCATTTTTTAAAAGTTCCCTTATTTCCAATCTGAATTTTTCATAATTTCCATTAATCAAATGCTCTCCAAGTCCATAAAATCTGTAATGTCCCCGATAAGTCCTATACAAAAATCTGATTCTGAAAAAATCAAACAGTTCCTCATTTGGAATTTCCAAGTCGTAAACGTTTCTTTCAAGCTTCTTTTCGATGGTTAAATATCCACTGTGAAGGAAAAACTGCCAAATATTCGCATACCCAAAATCATTCACAAAATAATCCCGTTCAATTTCATAATTTTTCCCATTTTCCCTAACTTCAAATCCGTAATTATTTTTATTCAAGTTCAAGGCATAATCTATATCCTGAAACGTCACAAAATCGTAAATTTCCTTTCTTATGCTCTTATGGCTAAGCAATTCCTCCAGTTCAAAAATAATTTTCTCGTCTGAATTTTCCAAATAGTTCATAATTTCATCATTACTTGAAGTATTTACCCAATGGGCTTTTAAATCCCTGTATTTCAAAAAATTAATAATTGACCACGGATTGTATACCTTTATATCTCCAAATAAATAACCATTATACCATTTTTTTACTTCATCCAGTTCAATGTCTAAATTATAATATTTCAGAGCTTTTTCAACATCATTTTCCAAGATTCCAAAATATTCATTATATTTTTTTTCTAATATGGTATGAACTTCCAAATTATTAAGTCCAGAAAAAATTCCTTCCTTAGCAATCCTTAAAATTCCTGTTATTACTGTGATTTCTGCATAATCATTTCCTTTTACTGCCTTTTCAAAGAAAGTCTTGAAAAAATTTATCACATCATTATAATACCCATTAGCATGTGCTTTTATTATTGGTTTATCGTATTCATCAATTAATAAAATAACTTTCTTGCCATAGTATTCAAATAAATATCTTGATAAGTTTGACAAAGCACGGCTGTAATTGCCTTCCTTTTTTTTTAGCCATATATTATCAAAATCCATTAAATCGCTTTTTTCTAGTTTTTCCCGCAAAAATCTGAATTCATTGTACAAGGATTTTATTTCCTCTTTTATACTGTTAAAACCATTTTTCCAGTTTGTTTCCTCAAAATCCTTAAAACTGATAAAAATAACTGGATTCTGCCCTTGTCTATCAAAATATTCACTTTTAGAAATTTCTAGATTTTCGAAAAGTTTTTTATTTTCATCTTTATTCTTCACATCAAAAAAATATTTTAACATCGACATATTTAGCGATTTTCCAAATCAACGTGGTCTTGTAAACAGAATTCTTGTCGTTCCACTTTCCAGAATTTCTTTAATCAGCCCAGTTTTATCAAAATAATAGTAATTATTTTGTATCATCACTTCAAAATTATCAATTCCAACTGGCAAATTTTTCTTTTTTTCCACTTTCTCATTTTTTCCCTTTTTAATCATATTCCCTCAATTCCTCTCTTTTTATTTATTATTACTCACATTATATTTATATTTTTGCTAAAAGTCAAATACATTTATTTAATTTTTTTATTCTAATTTTTGAAAAATTTTCATATAATTAGGGCAAATTTGATTTTAAAATGATTTTACGATAAAATAATTATAATTTGAACTCTTTTAAAAGGTATCAAATCCAAAATTTAGAATATATAATCATAAATTTTAAATTAATCTTACTATAAAAAAAGGAGAATTTTTATGAAAAAAAATATTTTATTTTTACTGGCTTTAGCAATACTAAGCTGTCAAAAAGATAAAAACAATAAAGAAAAAATTGAACAAAAAAATGTTACTGAAAATCAGCAGGAAATAACTAAAAATGAAGATGTAAAAATAGAAGCCTTTGAAAGCAAGAGTAAATTCTTTTGGGATTATTTCAAGGAAAATGAAGAGAAAATTTATAATTTCGATAAACTCTCAAAGGATGAGCAACAGAAAATCTGGCGACAGATTCATATAAGATTAAGTGTTATAAATGAAGCTTTGGGAGTTGAAATATCAGCTGTTCCAAAAAATGGAAAACGAGAATTAATAATAACAGCAAATGGTCTTGTTGACTTATTTCCCGCTGTAAGAAAATTAGCCGCAAATGCACCAAAAATGGAAAAATGGATTGTAAAACCTTTTAAACAGCGAATGAAGAAAGTTAGAATAAAAATGTCAAGTGGAATAGATATGTCTTCTGACGACCTTTATTTTAAAATAGACAGTAAAAAAGAGAAAAGATTAAACATTTCAGTTTATATGAAAGGATATGAAAAAATACCTGCAAACAGAAAAAGAGAAATCTTGTATCAACTGCTTGATGGCATTCTAGGAGAAGAATACGTGGAAACATATCTTGGGGCTATTAAAGACAGTGATAAAAAAGATGATTCCTATATAAATTCAGATAGGCTGATTGAAGAAGTTGATAAATTAAAAAAATAATATTACTTACTTAATATAATATTTATAAAGGGCATTCTTTTGAATGCCCTTGCTTAAACACATTAATAAATATAAAAAAATTGTAAACTAGTCCTGCCTTATAAAATAATACTTCTCATTCAAAGTTTTTACCATTTCCTGTGCATTTTTGATATAATTTCCAGTTCCATTAACAAAATCTTCTTTACTGAAAGAATCCGTATCAGAATCCACATCCAGCCTAAAAATCCCCTTGGAATATCCTGGTACAATTTCCTTAATATTCTCAGGCATTCCGTCTATTCTCTCATATTTTTTAACTAGCTTGTCATAAATTTCAGAATTAGCCGTATATCCTGTTATTTCATTTCCAAAATTTGACATAAAGTATTCTCTTGGAATATCCATTGTTTTATCAGGATTTATAACAACATTTTCATAATTTTTGCTATCCACTCCAAATTCTCTAACAGTAAACAATTTGTTACTATCCAAGTATTTTTTCAATTTTTCTATTTGCTTACGATTTTTTACATATCATAAATTGCAATATTAATTGCGACATTTTACCAAATTTTTTTTAAAAACTAATTTCGTGTAAAAATTTTTCAAATGGCGTTGCATAGTTTAAACATTTTCTTGGTCTCGAATTTATCAGCATTAAGGTTCTTATCAAGTCTTCTGTGTCTATTTTTGATATGTCGGTCTTCTTTGGGTAAAATTCTCTTAGAAGACCGTTGCTGTTTTCATTGCAGCCTCTCTGCCATGAGCAGTAAGGGTCTGCAAAATAGAAATCTATTCCCATCTTCTCCACCTCTTCCCAGCACGAAAATTCCTTGCCCCTGTCTGATGTGAAAGTCTTGAATGCTCCTTTTGGAATACCGGCTGTCAGCCGTTTTATTGCTTCCAGCATTGAACTTTTACCTCTATCTTTCATCTTTATTGCCACATAAAATCTTGTCTTCAATTCCACAAATGTCGCAAAGCAGGCTTTGCTTTCTCCTCTTGCTGAAACTACCGAGTCCAGCTCCCAATGCCCAAAAACTTCTTTTTCCTGACTTCTTCCGGTCTGTCGCCAATTGACTTCCCAATATTGAATTTTCCTCTTGTCTCCTTAGTTTTCGCTCTCCTCCCCTTTCTTCTCAAGACATTCAGGGAAACATCCAGAAAATTACTGTACAGCCAGTTATAGATAGTTTTAAATGACAGTCTCCCCTTTAGTTCCCTGCCAGCAATTTGTTCAGGGGACCAGGTTTTGTAGAGCCTGTCCTCTATCAGGTTTTTCAATTCAGGAGTAATTTTTGAGCTTCTTCCTTTATTAGCAGCTTTTGTACTGGCATCTGCCTGAGCATTCTCAGAAGAGTATTCGCCATTAATTCTTTTGATTTCACGGTAAATGGTAGCCCTGTGCCTGTTAAGAATTTCAGCAATTTTAGAAATTCTGTAATTTTCTTTTAGCAGGACCTCTAGTTTATTTCTTTCATTTATGGTAAAATATTTATGGCTCATGATATATTTCCTTTCGTTAATGTTTTTGTCGTTACTAACATTTTAACACGAAATTATCATGAGTTTTTATATTTTTTTAGTTTGTCGCAATATATTATACAATCTATGATATAATTTCCTCACTATAACATTATCCTCAGCACTAATATTTTTTAATTCTCCATTTTCCAAATACATTTCTCCAATATTCACATTTCCTTTTAAATCAATATTTCCTCCTAAAACTGCTATTTTTTTGATATTAATTTTTCTATTTTTATCAGAATTTACAAGGATTTTAGAGTTTTCATAAACTTCAATTTCTGTATTCACATCGCTGTATATACTCATTTCTCCCTCCAACACCTGTATAACTCCATCAATCTCAACCTTTCCAAATATATTAAGTCTCCCTTTTCCTGCTTTCCTAAGTCCTGTCAATGTTTCAATGTCATTAATATCTTTATAAAAATTCTTTTCACTTGGGATAAAATTCTGAATGCACATATTTTCAATTATAGCATTTTTTTCACCAGTAGCATTTGTATATCCAGTATTTTTATCCACAGTATCAACAAGCATATTATAACAGGTTTTCCCTTGAGGCTTTTTAGTCATTGAGCCTTGAATATCATTATCCCAGTTCCATTCCTTGCCCTCCTGAATTTCTGCCCAGAAGAATGGCATCCCATCCTTGCCTTTCACTCTGTCGTACATCCCCGTAAAAAATTTCTGTTCCTCCACAAGTCCTGCATTAAGTGAACCAATCCCTCTTTTAGCCTTTCCAATGTCAGCAATCCCCCATCCAAGAATATTGTCAAGGTTATCATTTTCCCTCGAAGCTGTGGTAAATATAAACTGTTTTACCTCATGATAAGTAATCCCTGGGAAAAGTTCCGCTACTTGTCTAGCTCCCCCAGTAATTCTTGGCGATGAATAGGAAGTTCCACTCACTATTGTCCAGTCAGGAATTATACTTCCGTCATCCATTTTAAGTTTATTTCCCTTTTGAAACCTCATAACCTGCCCATTTTCATACACAGAATTTGCCCTTGAATAAAGCGGGTATACAATACTGTCTTCTTTTGCTGCAGGAAATACACAGCGCAATTCTTCTTTTTTACCATTATCCATTACTCCTCCAAGCCCTGCTGCTGTATCAGTTCTTACGTTTTTTCTTATTAACTCTGTAATTAAGGAAGTTACATCTTTCAAACTATTCTGATATTCATCTCTACTGCAGGCATACTGACCAACCCTGACTTTCTCTGAACGCATTAGTTTCTGAATCTCTTCCCCAAACATTCCAAAATGAATTGTTTCAAATGTTGGAATAACTGTGTTTATCAAACTTCCATCTGTATTTTTTACAATCCAGTCTTTACTGTTTGCTCGAACTGGATTTCCCATAGACTGAAAAATTAACCAAATATTATCAGTTGTCTTGCCTGAATAAAATCTAGGGGAAGCCACATCTCCTACAGCGATTTCATTTATCACATTCCCAAAATAAATCGAATTTTTCCCAAGATAATGCTTATAATCATCCTGTATCGTATAAGAAGAAGAAAAAAGACCCTTAGGCAGCAAAGGAGATTCGGCAATAAGCACAGTAGAATAAACATTGTCTTTGTATTTCCCCATCCCTCCAGCTCCAAGTGAAAATGCCCTGTAAACTTCCACAAGATGCCCACCGCTATACTCCGAACTTTTTACATAACTATTAGTTTTCCATCCGTCATATACCCATAATTTAGGCTTTTCTTTATATCCTGCATACATTTCAAGATTTTCAAAATCCAATGTTCCATCTGTTATTCCAATCCCATCGCTATATTCCACAGCCTGATTTTTGTATTTTACATATTTTATAAATTTTTTATCTGTTTTATTATATGTTGGTGTTTTCTCTAAAGTAAACACAAGTTTAGCAGCTTTAACATTTAATGAAGCAATCAAGATAGTTAAACTTGCGATTGTTTTCCTGTTCAATGTTATCTCCTTAAAATTTATTTTTACAGAATTTATAAAGTTTATAAACTCTCATTAATATAGTATTCTTTAACTTCAATCTTTCTCAATTTCTGATTCCTTCTATACGAATACTGTTGTTATTAACTTCTTGCAACCTTTTCTTTCTAATTTTATGTTTATAAAATTAACAAGTAAATTTAATGTATACAAAAAGACTGGAAAATCCAGCCTTATCCAAATTTCTATTCAAAAACTTCTGTAGCATTCGTTACTTCATTCCCCAATGCCACATTTAGTGCCACAATAGCCACTTCCAGCTGACTTTCATCAGGTTCGCTTGTAGTAATTTTTTGTAGCCACATTCCTGGAACAGCTATTATTTTTGCAAAAACATTATCCAAATGATAACTTGTCCAACGCTGTATTTCGTAAGAAAGTCCAGCAACAAATGGTACAAACAGTATTCTTGTTACTAATTTATAAAGAAGCATCGTAAAATGTCCAGTTGGAACTTTAAAAAATAAATCAACTGTCGAAAATACTAAAATACTTATAAACATTACAAGTAAAAGAAAGCTTGTACCACATCTTGGATGAAATCTTGTACATTCTTTTGCATTTTTTGGTGTTAATTCCTTTTCCATTTCATAATTCATAATACTTTTATGTTCTGCTCCATGATATTCAAAAACTCGCTGTATATCCTTCAAAAATGAAATTCCGTAAATATATCCCAAGAAAAGTATCAATTTTATAACAGCCTCAACAATATTGGCTTTTAAAACATTGTCTTTAAAGAAAAAGCCTCCAACAGCAGATGGCAACCACATAAACACGGCGATTCCTAATAAAACCGATGTCATAACAGTAAAACCAACCTGTTTATCCGTCAATTTCTCCTCTTCCAGTCCAGCTTGATTTGATGCAAAAATAAGCTCTTTCGTCCCAACTACCATTGCATCATAAAGTGCTATAACTCCCCTAACGAAAGGCACTTTTAACCATTTATTATTTTTCTCGGTAAGTGTTATTTTTTTATAAACAATACTTCCATCCTGCTTACGAACAGCTGTTGCAATTGCTTTAGGTCCTCTCATCATAACCCCTTCCACAACAGCCTGTCCTCCAACAGTTACTCTTTTATCTTTCATTTTTACCTACTTTCTTAATTTTTATGTTTTTATAATTTTTCTTAGTTTCGATTAATATTTTATTCCCTGTCAATTACAGTTCTATTTTTTATACGTTTTAGTGATTTATTAATGTGTTCAGCCTTGTATTTACTAACTCCTTTTATTTTAGCAATATCTGAAGCTGTTGACATCAAGATTGAATGAACATTTGAAAATTCCTTTACAAGAATTTCTCTATCCTTTTTACTTATTTTTGTTATATTGCTCAAAAGTCCATAACCACGTGGCTCTATCTTTTCATCAAAATTTATAATATTTGTATCAAATCCAAGTAAACACACGATTTTTTCATCATCCAGCAATTCCTCTTTTGTTAAGGATTTCACTCTTAAACCAATTTTTTCTGCTGTTTCCTCACTTATTTTATAGTCCTTTATAAGAGCATCAAAACTTTCGTTTTTATTTAACATTATTTCTTCATACTGAATTTTTATAAGCCGCCCTTCGCTTCCAAGCTCTGCCATGTATTCAATCAATTCTTCCGACATTCTGAAAAGCAGCCCATACATTCTCACACATTCTACAATATCATAAAGTGTTACCATGTTGTCAAACTCAAGAATTGACAAATTCACATGATTTTTTTCAATCGCAAGAGAATATTTTTCAAGGGCTGTTATCGCCTGTGAAGATTTTGTCAGTAAATCTCCAATTTCATTTAGTAAATATCTAAATTTACCATAATACACTGTTATTTTATTTCTTCTCTCGGAAACTGCAACAACTAAATTTCCTTTTTGTTGAGCAATTCTGTGTGCTGCCTGATGTCTTGTTCCACTTTCATCTGTTTCTATGGAATAATTTGGTTGTAATTGGATATTTGCTCCATAAATTGTTTTTATATCCTCTGACAAAATAATTCCACCATCCATTTTGGACAGTTCATAAACTTTTTGTGGCGAATATACAGTATTAAGCTCAAATCCACCTCCCATTACATCTTTCAAATCACCAGGATTTCCTAGTACAATCAGTGCTCCTAACTTTGCTTCCTGAATCTTGTCTATCGCTTCTCTTAAAGCTGTTCCTGGTGCTACCCTATCAAATATATGCTCCAATATTTTCTTCTTATTAACTACCTTTTTTACCATTTTCATATCCTTTCGCCTTTTTACTCTTTT
Proteins encoded in this window:
- a CDS encoding class I SAM-dependent methyltransferase, with protein sequence MMRSDKEKFLEKIKENIDIENLKGDEKIFSYVNRDYLAGDNKKYMNMYDKLSFWYDFGEKWIGLFRYGNTVSEMRKNLMKHLEWRNGIFVLYVSIGTGKDLNFIPQNVDLKSLDFTGIDISYGMLKKCHSIWKKRTNLTLVNCCAEDLPFKDNVFDIVFHVGGINFFTDKALAIKEMIRVSKPGSKIMIADETEDFIGSQYKKSIFTKNYYKNTDFDLSEIQKCIPESVKEKKTDFLWNNRFYCITFRK
- a CDS encoding PD-(D/E)XK nuclease domain-containing protein yields the protein MNYLENSDEKIIFELEELLSHKSIRKEIYDFVTFQDIDYALNLNKNNYGFEVRENGKNYEIERDYFVNDFGYANIWQFFLHSGYLTIEKKLERNVYDLEIPNEELFDFFRIRFLYRTYRGHYRFYGLGEHLINGNYEKFRLEIRELLKNAISFRDLKEENSYHLFVIGLVSIMSENYFVKSNVESGDGIPDLVLKPKNKTKKVFIFEFKYSRAKDSKNLKRTARSALKQINDRNYSEGLKYEGYKEIVKIGMGFRKKDVEVVVEEE
- a CDS encoding S8 family serine peptidase, encoding MNRKTIASLTILIASLNVKAAKLVFTLEKTPTYNKTDKKFIKYVKYKNQAVEYSDGIGITDGTLDFENLEMYAGYKEKPKLWVYDGWKTNSYVKSSEYSGGHLVEVYRAFSLGAGGMGKYKDNVYSTVLIAESPLLPKGLFSSSYTIQDDYKHYLGKNSIYFGNVINEIAVGDVASPRFYSGKTTDNIWLIFQSMGNPVRANSKDWIVKNTDGSLINTVIPTFETIHFGMFGEEIQKLMRSEKVRVGQYACSRDEYQNSLKDVTSLITELIRKNVRTDTAAGLGGVMDNGKKEELRCVFPAAKEDSIVYPLYSRANSVYENGQVMRFQKGNKLKMDDGSIIPDWTIVSGTSYSSPRITGGARQVAELFPGITYHEVKQFIFTTASRENDNLDNILGWGIADIGKAKRGIGSLNAGLVEEQKFFTGMYDRVKGKDGMPFFWAEIQEGKEWNWDNDIQGSMTKKPQGKTCYNMLVDTVDKNTGYTNATGEKNAIIENMCIQNFIPSEKNFYKDINDIETLTGLRKAGKGRLNIFGKVEIDGVIQVLEGEMSIYSDVNTEIEVYENSKILVNSDKNRKINIKKIAVLGGNIDLKGNVNIGEMYLENGELKNISAEDNVIVRKLYHRLYNILRQTKKI
- a CDS encoding DUF1385 domain-containing protein, whose product is MKDKRVTVGGQAVVEGVMMRGPKAIATAVRKQDGSIVYKKITLTEKNNKWLKVPFVRGVIALYDAMVVGTKELIFASNQAGLEEEKLTDKQVGFTVMTSVLLGIAVFMWLPSAVGGFFFKDNVLKANIVEAVIKLILFLGYIYGISFLKDIQRVFEYHGAEHKSIMNYEMEKELTPKNAKECTRFHPRCGTSFLLLVMFISILVFSTVDLFFKVPTGHFTMLLYKLVTRILFVPFVAGLSYEIQRWTSYHLDNVFAKIIAVPGMWLQKITTSEPDESQLEVAIVALNVALGNEVTNATEVFE
- the disA gene encoding DNA integrity scanning diadenylate cyclase DisA translates to MVKKVVNKKKILEHIFDRVAPGTALREAIDKIQEAKLGALIVLGNPGDLKDVMGGGFELNTVYSPQKVYELSKMDGGIILSEDIKTIYGANIQLQPNYSIETDESGTRHQAAHRIAQQKGNLVVAVSERRNKITVYYGKFRYLLNEIGDLLTKSSQAITALEKYSLAIEKNHVNLSILEFDNMVTLYDIVECVRMYGLLFRMSEELIEYMAELGSEGRLIKIQYEEIMLNKNESFDALIKDYKISEETAEKIGLRVKSLTKEELLDDEKIVCLLGFDTNIINFDEKIEPRGYGLLSNITKISKKDREILVKEFSNVHSILMSTASDIAKIKGVSKYKAEHINKSLKRIKNRTVIDRE